A stretch of the Streptosporangium sp. NBC_01755 genome encodes the following:
- a CDS encoding SidA/IucD/PvdA family monooxygenase: MKHQEVELLALGAGPSNLALAVALEELAPELATRTLIIEQHENVAWQRGMLLPWTQSQVSFLKDLVTLRNPQSRFSFVNHLHSVGRLSEFVNLGSFTPYRMEISNYLLWVAESLAQVRIEYGRRCVAVEPILAGDGRVERWIVRLADGSTIGCRTLVVGAGRDPHIPEVFETLPRERIIHSTEYSRGIAGLDHDAPHRVAVIGGAQSAAEMLWATHQSMPNAECTMIMRSIGLNGYESSKFTNELFYASFVDEFYDSRPDARRQLLSEMHRTNYAGLSPGLLESLYRQIYLERLTGQERIRMITMAEIAQARIESGEIILTLKDRKSGRLDELPCDVLLLGTGFDRRMPSLIRDLATRTGLGEIDVDRFYKLTLPAGSSAACYLQGVNEDTHGIADSLLSTLANRAEEIVGDIQESLATAEILSPFALPVAS; encoded by the coding sequence GTGAAGCACCAGGAAGTCGAGTTACTCGCTCTCGGCGCAGGGCCGTCGAACCTCGCCCTCGCCGTGGCTCTTGAAGAGCTCGCTCCGGAACTGGCAACCAGAACGCTGATCATAGAGCAGCACGAGAACGTGGCCTGGCAGCGGGGAATGCTGCTGCCCTGGACGCAGAGCCAGGTCTCCTTCCTCAAGGACCTGGTCACCCTGCGGAACCCGCAGAGCAGGTTCTCCTTCGTGAATCACCTGCACTCGGTGGGACGGCTCAGTGAATTCGTCAACCTGGGTAGTTTCACCCCGTACAGAATGGAGATTTCGAATTACCTGCTCTGGGTCGCGGAGTCGCTCGCCCAGGTGCGCATCGAGTACGGCCGGCGCTGCGTGGCGGTCGAGCCGATCCTGGCCGGCGACGGCCGGGTCGAGCGCTGGATCGTCCGGCTCGCCGACGGCTCGACCATCGGCTGCCGCACCCTGGTGGTCGGCGCGGGCCGCGATCCGCACATCCCCGAGGTGTTCGAGACGCTCCCTCGGGAGCGGATCATCCACAGCACCGAGTACAGCAGGGGGATCGCCGGGCTCGACCACGACGCCCCGCACCGGGTCGCGGTCATCGGCGGCGCGCAGAGCGCGGCCGAGATGCTGTGGGCCACCCACCAGAGCATGCCCAACGCCGAGTGCACGATGATCATGCGCTCCATCGGCCTCAACGGCTACGAGAGCAGCAAGTTCACCAACGAGCTCTTCTACGCCTCCTTCGTCGACGAGTTCTACGATTCGCGCCCGGATGCCCGACGCCAGCTCCTCAGCGAGATGCACCGGACCAACTACGCGGGTCTCTCACCGGGCCTGCTCGAAAGCCTCTACCGGCAGATCTACCTGGAGCGCCTCACCGGACAGGAGAGGATCCGGATGATCACGATGGCCGAGATCGCCCAGGCCAGGATCGAGAGCGGTGAGATCATCCTCACCCTCAAGGACAGGAAGAGCGGCCGTCTCGACGAGCTGCCCTGCGACGTCCTGCTGCTCGGCACCGGCTTCGACCGCCGGATGCCCTCGCTCATCCGCGACCTGGCCACCAGGACCGGCCTCGGCGAGATCGACGTCGACCGTTTCTACAAGCTGACCCTGCCCGCAGGGTCGAGCGCCGCCTGCTACCTGCAAGGCGTCAACGAGGACACGCACGGCATCGCCGACTCCCTGCTCAGCACGCTGGCCAACCGGGCGGAGGAGATCGTCGGCGACATCCAGGAGAGCCTGGCCACGGCCGAGATCCTGTCGCCGTTCGCCCTGCCGGTCGCCTCCTGA
- a CDS encoding helix-turn-helix transcriptional regulator, with translation MLLGIGSAEETVYRTILENPSYGVMELSLELGWPVHRIRSTLDELAKLSLLRPSWEEPDVLRLVRPEVGLAALLAREEAALLAKQQEIERSRTAVAQMIAAYADQNPARSGEDSESLVGIDTIRTRIEELVADCRQELLGFEPKSAQTPDNIAASRPLDEALLDRGVAIRVVYPDSVRNDQPTSAYAAWLTDRGGRVRSIPGLPLRMLIFDRRVALLPTDPEDSSVGAVLLRGAGVVTALVALFEQTWGAAAPLGEERRRDEKGLSHQEREVLRLLAAGLTDEAVARRLDVSVRTLRRVTADLMERLEARSRFQAGYLAATRGWLPRP, from the coding sequence ATGTTGCTTGGCATCGGGTCCGCCGAGGAAACCGTCTACCGCACCATTCTGGAAAATCCCTCCTACGGCGTGATGGAACTGAGCCTGGAGTTGGGCTGGCCGGTCCACCGGATCCGCAGCACGCTGGACGAGCTGGCCAAGCTGTCGCTGCTACGCCCCTCCTGGGAGGAGCCGGACGTGCTGCGCCTGGTCCGGCCCGAGGTGGGACTGGCCGCGCTGCTGGCCCGCGAGGAGGCCGCGCTGCTGGCCAAGCAGCAGGAGATCGAGCGGAGCCGGACGGCCGTCGCCCAGATGATCGCGGCCTACGCCGACCAGAACCCGGCGCGCTCCGGCGAGGACTCCGAGTCCCTCGTCGGCATCGACACGATCCGTACCAGGATCGAGGAACTGGTCGCCGACTGCCGGCAGGAGCTACTCGGGTTCGAGCCGAAGAGCGCCCAGACGCCGGACAACATCGCGGCGAGCCGCCCCCTGGACGAGGCGTTGCTCGACCGGGGTGTGGCGATCCGCGTCGTCTACCCCGACAGCGTCCGCAACGACCAGCCGACCAGCGCATACGCGGCCTGGCTCACCGACCGCGGCGGCCGGGTGCGCAGCATTCCCGGCCTTCCGCTCCGCATGCTCATCTTCGACCGGCGGGTGGCCCTACTGCCGACGGATCCCGAGGACAGCAGCGTCGGCGCGGTCCTGCTGCGCGGCGCGGGCGTCGTCACCGCCCTGGTCGCACTGTTCGAGCAGACCTGGGGTGCCGCCGCCCCCCTCGGCGAGGAGCGCAGGCGCGACGAGAAGGGCCTAAGCCACCAGGAGCGCGAGGTGCTCCGCCTGCTCGCCGCCGGACTCACCGACGAGGCGGTGGCCCGCAGGCTCGATGTCTCGGTACGCACCCTGCGCCGGGTCACCGCCGACCTGATGGAGCGGCTCGAAGCCCGCAGCCGTTTCCAGGCCGGTTACCTCGCGGCCACCAGAGGGTGGCTGCCCCGTCCGTGA
- a CDS encoding methyltransferase family protein yields MPSWVTAPLRLIGASLVVAGVVVLVRAFVGFVVEGLGTPAPIAPPERLVVGGMYRYVRNPMYVAVLATIGGQTLLLGRPVLLLYGAVMAASVVAFVHWYEEPNLRRRFGADYERYRAAVPGWWPRMRAYNL; encoded by the coding sequence GTGCCGTCCTGGGTCACTGCCCCGCTACGCCTCATCGGCGCATCACTTGTCGTCGCCGGGGTCGTGGTGCTGGTCAGGGCATTCGTCGGGTTCGTCGTGGAAGGGCTGGGCACTCCCGCCCCGATCGCACCGCCCGAGCGCCTGGTCGTCGGCGGGATGTACAGATACGTCAGGAATCCGATGTACGTGGCCGTCCTCGCGACGATCGGCGGGCAGACACTGCTTCTGGGGCGGCCCGTCCTGCTGCTGTACGGCGCCGTCATGGCCGCGTCCGTCGTCGCGTTCGTCCACTGGTACGAGGAACCGAATCTGCGCCGCAGGTTCGGCGCCGACTACGAGAGGTACCGTGCGGCCGTGCCCGGCTGGTGGCCCCGTATGCGCGCCTACAACCTCTGA